A single genomic interval of Dromiciops gliroides isolate mDroGli1 chromosome 1, mDroGli1.pri, whole genome shotgun sequence harbors:
- the LOC122751934 gene encoding 40S ribosomal protein S23-like, with the protein MGKCHGLRLAWKLRSHHWDQKWQDKQYKKAHLGTVLKANLFRDASHTKGIVLEKAGVEAKHSNSAIRKCVRVQLIKKRQENHHLCSQKGCLNFIEENNEVAGFGQKGHAVGDIPGV; encoded by the coding sequence ATGGGAAAGTGCCATGGGCTCCGCTTGGCCTGGAAGCTACGCAGCCACCATTGGGACCAGAAGTGGCAAGACAAGCAATACAAGAAGGCGCACTTGGGCACGGTGCTCAAGGCCAACCTCTTCAGGGATGCTTCCCACACCAAGGGGATCGTCCTGGAGAAAGCGGGTGTGGAGGCTAAGCACTCCAATTCTGCTATCAGGAAGTGTGTGAGAGTCCAGCTGATAAAAAAACGGCAAGAAAATCACCACCTTTGTTCCCAAAAAGGCTGCTTGAActttattgaggaaaataatgaagTGGCTGGCTTTGGCCAAAAGGGCCATGCTGTCGGTGATATTCCTGGAGTCTGA